The following are encoded in a window of Acropora muricata isolate sample 2 chromosome 6, ASM3666990v1, whole genome shotgun sequence genomic DNA:
- the LOC136919805 gene encoding uncharacterized protein, translating into MAAFNVARSFRTKCCLISSVRGLNSLRCNDMLEPISFVQGPQASQKMYSSSSKGPSESDEDARNKPVRFSTSKARHMTLTQTLGYGVEIDHNPSKKSIYVGMFLMAVITYIILFLPANEDELDLLELEIENEGSK; encoded by the exons ATGGCCGCCTTTAACGTTGCAAGGAGTTTTCGAACAAAATGCTGCTTGATCTCCTCAGTCAGGGGTCTAAATTCCCTAAGATGTAACGATATGCTAGAACCAATCTCTTTTGTGCAAGG GCCACAAGCTTCTCAGAAAATGTACAGCAGTTCAAGTAAAGGACCTTCAGAATCAGATGAGGATGCACGAAACAAGCCAGTCCGTTTCTCTACGTCAAAGGCACGGCACATGACTCTCACTCAAACCCTGGGATATGGAGTGGAAATTGACCATAATCCTTCCAAAAAGTCGATCTATGTAGGAATGTTCCTCATGGCAGTCATAACATATATCATTCTCTTCCTTCCTGCAAATGAAGATGAGCTGGACCTCCTTGAGTTGGAGATTGAGAACGAAGGCAGCAAGTAG